Proteins co-encoded in one Methanosarcinales archaeon Met12 genomic window:
- a CDS encoding HypC/HybG/HupF family hydrogenase formation chaperone, protein MCIAIPGKIIEIGADKKVATVDFGGVKQEVRLDLLGELDGDHIGNYVLVHVGYAIQLMTQQEAEETLKVFYEYADAMEKELRGKST, encoded by the coding sequence ATGTGTATTGCAATACCTGGTAAAATAATAGAGATAGGTGCCGACAAAAAAGTAGCTACCGTCGACTTCGGCGGAGTTAAGCAAGAGGTGCGATTGGACCTTCTTGGTGAGCTGGACGGCGACCATATCGGTAACTATGTGCTGGTGCACGTCGGATATGCCATTCAACTCATGACTCAACAGGAAGCGGAGGAAACCCTGAAGGTATTCTACGAATATGCAGATGCGATGGAAAAAGAGCTTCGGGGGAAGTCAACATGA
- the hypB gene encoding hydrogenase nickel incorporation protein HypB encodes MHDIRVEVGYDVLQANEALAEKNRRLLDGFGVTGFNIMGAIGSGKTTLIELAIESLGDKYGIGAIAGDIVADIDADRFKSHGTPTVSLNTGKECHLDANLVEHAIGQLPLDDMDILFIENVGNLVCPTDYSLGEHHRVVVVSVSEGDDIVEKHPMIFRTCGLAIVNKVDIAEAVDADAGKMIDDALRNNPRIKALKTSKTTGEGIDDWIKFIEVNVNARR; translated from the coding sequence ATGCATGACATTCGCGTAGAAGTTGGATATGATGTCTTGCAGGCAAATGAGGCGCTTGCGGAGAAAAATCGCAGATTATTGGATGGTTTCGGCGTCACTGGCTTTAACATCATGGGTGCGATTGGCTCTGGCAAGACGACGCTGATAGAATTGGCGATTGAGAGTCTTGGCGATAAATATGGAATAGGGGCGATAGCAGGGGACATCGTCGCAGACATCGACGCCGACCGCTTTAAGTCGCATGGCACTCCCACAGTCTCCCTGAACACGGGGAAGGAATGTCATCTGGATGCCAATCTGGTCGAACATGCCATTGGACAGCTGCCATTGGATGACATGGATATTTTGTTCATCGAAAACGTCGGAAATCTGGTGTGCCCAACGGATTATTCGCTTGGAGAACATCACCGTGTCGTCGTCGTCAGCGTCAGCGAGGGCGATGACATAGTGGAGAAACATCCGATGATATTCAGGACATGTGGCCTGGCGATTGTAAACAAAGTGGACATCGCAGAGGCAGTGGATGCCGATGCAGGTAAGATGATCGATGATGCACTCAGGAACAATCCGCGGATTAAGGCACTGAAGACGAGCAAGACCACGGGCGAAGGCATTGACGATTGGATCAAATTCATTGAGGTGAACGTGAATGCCCGCAGGTAA
- the hypA gene encoding hydrogenase maturation nickel metallochaperone HypA, which translates to MHEYGVAMEVYKAVMDAASKNDAIRVISIYLELGELTHINSEQLSFCFEIIAKESLAEGADLNIMQIPPTIKCKCGYEGVLDSHNSSNCDDTKQYRALSDLALSIVCPECENSLPGLISGREINVRDIKIEVGENA; encoded by the coding sequence ATGCACGAATATGGTGTGGCAATGGAAGTATACAAAGCCGTGATGGATGCGGCATCGAAGAACGATGCCATCAGAGTGATATCAATATACTTGGAGTTGGGTGAACTGACCCACATAAATTCAGAGCAGTTGAGTTTTTGTTTTGAAATTATCGCCAAGGAGAGTCTGGCAGAGGGTGCGGACTTAAATATCATGCAAATCCCCCCAACGATAAAATGCAAGTGCGGATATGAAGGCGTTTTAGATTCTCACAATTCTTCGAACTGTGACGATACAAAACAATACCGCGCGCTATCTGACTTAGCGCTAAGCATAGTCTGTCCAGAATGCGAGAACTCCCTGCCGGGGTTGATATCTGGCAGAGAGATAAACGTTAGAGACATCAAAATAGAGGTGGGGGAAAATGCATGA
- the hypE gene encoding hydrogenase expression/formation protein HypE: protein MPAGKATEKNVTLAHGAGGELMQKLISEIIVKNVSNNRAGSVGLLDLDDGATISIGGSEIVFTTDSYVIKPLFFPGGNIGKVAAAGTINDLAVMGARPIALSSSIIMEEGFPLDDLEKIVKSMDEVVGEVGAAIITGDTKVMERGALDGLVINTAGIGVANELIRDSGLNVGDKIIVTGTIGDHGTSLLSFREGFSFETELESDTAPLWDVIKAALDVGGITAMKDPTRGGLTSALNEMARKSGVGISIEEEQVPLKEGVKAASEMLGIDPLEVANEGKAIICVRPESAKAVLVAIRGTAYGKDAQIIGEAIEGHKGKVVLETALGGKRYIETPLGDPVPRVC from the coding sequence ATGCCCGCAGGTAAAGCAACCGAAAAAAACGTAACTCTCGCGCACGGTGCCGGCGGAGAACTCATGCAAAAGTTAATTAGCGAAATTATCGTCAAGAACGTGTCCAACAACCGCGCCGGCAGCGTCGGCCTGCTCGACCTTGATGACGGCGCGACGATATCGATTGGAGGCTCCGAGATCGTATTTACTACCGATAGTTATGTTATCAAGCCGCTGTTTTTTCCTGGCGGAAACATCGGAAAAGTTGCTGCCGCAGGGACCATAAACGATTTAGCGGTCATGGGCGCCCGCCCCATCGCATTGTCAAGCAGCATCATCATGGAAGAGGGGTTTCCGCTTGACGACCTGGAAAAGATAGTTAAGTCCATGGATGAAGTGGTCGGAGAGGTCGGAGCAGCAATAATCACTGGTGACACCAAGGTGATGGAAAGGGGGGCGTTGGACGGCCTGGTAATCAACACAGCAGGTATCGGCGTTGCAAACGAGTTGATACGCGACTCTGGTTTGAATGTCGGTGACAAAATCATCGTCACAGGAACGATAGGAGACCATGGCACATCGCTTTTATCGTTCAGGGAGGGATTCAGTTTTGAGACCGAGCTCGAATCCGATACCGCGCCATTGTGGGATGTGATCAAGGCGGCACTGGATGTGGGCGGAATTACCGCGATGAAGGACCCCACCAGGGGCGGGCTGACATCCGCGCTAAACGAAATGGCAAGAAAAAGCGGCGTTGGAATATCTATCGAAGAAGAGCAAGTCCCTCTGAAGGAAGGGGTCAAAGCAGCGTCAGAGATGCTCGGGATCGACCCGCTGGAGGTGGCAAATGAGGGCAAGGCGATCATTTGCGTGCGGCCAGAGAGTGCCAAAGCAGTTCTTGTTGCCATACGTGGGACGGCATATGGGAAGGATGCGCAGATAATTGGAGAAGCAATCGAAGGGCACAAGGGAAAAGTCGTTTTAGAAACCGCACTTGGGGGAAAGAGGTATATTGAAACGCCTTTAGGGGACCCAGTTCCGAGGGTGTGTTGA
- a CDS encoding NYN domain-containing protein, whose product MKRVYVFVDGNNFYHGLKHNVGFTDIDFYKFGLKLAKLKPKRELIRVYYYNAPHKQDSSKRYKDQQRFFNAVKRTPYTELKLGRLVPRGNTFIEKGVDIQIAVDMARFAVNNVYDVGILVSGDGDFAPAVEFAKSTFGKHIEHAYFATGKSRHLQDVCDDFILLDKDLMERVRT is encoded by the coding sequence ATGAAGCGGGTATATGTTTTCGTAGATGGTAACAATTTCTATCATGGATTGAAACATAATGTGGGTTTTACTGATATTGATTTTTACAAATTCGGTTTAAAACTTGCAAAATTAAAACCAAAACGTGAGTTAATAAGAGTTTACTATTATAACGCCCCACATAAACAAGATAGTAGCAAGCGTTACAAAGATCAACAAAGATTTTTTAATGCAGTGAAAAGGACACCATACACTGAATTGAAATTGGGTCGATTAGTACCACGTGGAAACACCTTTATCGAAAAAGGTGTTGACATCCAAATCGCCGTTGATATGGCAAGATTCGCTGTTAACAATGTATATGATGTTGGCATTTTAGTGTCTGGAGATGGTGATTTTGCCCCGGCAGTTGAGTTTGCAAAATCAACTTTTGGTAAACATATTGAGCATGCGTACTTTGCAACTGGAAAATCTCGTCACCTTCAAGATGTCTGTGACGATTTTATTCTATTGGACAAGGATTTGATGGAGAGGGTACGTACATAA
- the hypF gene encoding carbamoyltransferase HypF produces MGCKRLHIYGIVQGVGFRPFVYRLAHECGLKGYVLNFGNGVEVLIEGDEEQMEIFLHDLKTKKPPLSRIDRIEIKTAPKINFSDFTIRESEKSNRIESSIIPPDVHICDECLGEMLDLNDRRYHHPFTVCTNCGPRYTMVSHLPYDRQNTTMVDFPLCKLCSEEYASPMDRRYHAQPTCCSDCGPKTMLYDDAGALVIESDRSDAIVRTAELLDEGGVIAIKGVGGIHIAVKVTDDAPLLRLRKRLGRDEQPFAVMARDLHTAKGFALVNQTEEQVLTSYRRPMVVLDKSGEYYFSELVAPGLHNIGVMLPYTGLHHLLFRALKEPTCVMTSANLPRRPMVKDNAVAFEKLNGIVDYYLLHNRRIANRADDTVARVVCGRTKFIRRSRGYVPEPIVLPFVLEKDALGVGAEWDVTISIVHDDWAYLSQYVGNTREIETLQYHNEVVEHLKRLTRISPDIYGCDLHPLFNTTRYAMENAKSVKVQHHHAHLVSLMIDNGLSIDSEIVGIAVDGVGYGPDGTIWGGEIIVAGYGDFTRCASLETQPMPGGDLAAHYPSRMALGILNKVLSDDELAKVKLRFKHEKEKQIIIEQLRQDVNVMRTTSTGRVLDAVSALLGITYYRSYEGEPAMKLESAARGGKDVLDIPIRFKTEDSRRVLDTTQVLLSVYDGLGTYSKSDLAFSTEDAIATGLAELAIDVAKKQNIETVGISGGVSYNAHITRRIWELVEERGFGFIMHDRIPNGDGGISLGQAIVASLRKHVQSHFLWKIFI; encoded by the coding sequence ATGGGATGTAAAAGGCTCCACATTTATGGAATCGTCCAGGGCGTCGGATTTCGTCCATTTGTATACCGACTCGCTCACGAATGCGGATTGAAAGGATATGTTCTCAATTTCGGAAATGGTGTCGAGGTCCTTATAGAGGGAGATGAGGAGCAAATGGAGATATTCCTACACGACCTGAAAACGAAAAAGCCGCCACTTTCCAGAATAGATAGGATTGAGATTAAAACTGCGCCCAAAATAAATTTTAGCGATTTTACGATAAGAGAGAGTGAAAAGAGCAATAGAATCGAGTCCTCGATAATTCCTCCAGATGTCCACATCTGCGATGAGTGTCTCGGTGAGATGTTAGATTTGAATGACCGCAGATACCACCATCCATTCACGGTCTGTACCAACTGTGGCCCCAGGTACACGATGGTCTCCCATCTGCCCTATGACAGGCAGAATACGACTATGGTGGACTTTCCGCTTTGTAAATTGTGCAGCGAAGAATATGCCTCGCCGATGGATAGAAGGTATCATGCGCAACCGACTTGCTGTAGCGATTGCGGACCGAAAACGATGTTGTACGATGATGCAGGGGCGTTGGTCATAGAAAGCGACAGGAGTGATGCGATCGTCAGAACGGCAGAGCTTCTCGATGAAGGGGGGGTCATCGCTATCAAAGGAGTTGGCGGAATCCACATAGCAGTAAAGGTCACCGATGATGCCCCCCTGTTAAGATTGCGAAAGAGATTGGGAAGAGATGAACAACCATTCGCAGTGATGGCGAGGGATTTGCACACGGCAAAGGGGTTTGCCCTGGTCAACCAGACCGAAGAGCAGGTTCTGACCAGTTACAGACGGCCGATGGTCGTATTGGATAAGAGCGGTGAATATTATTTTTCAGAACTCGTCGCGCCTGGACTGCACAACATCGGCGTGATGTTGCCTTATACTGGCTTACATCATCTGTTGTTCAGAGCACTCAAAGAGCCGACGTGTGTGATGACCAGCGCAAACCTGCCAAGAAGACCGATGGTAAAGGACAATGCAGTGGCTTTTGAGAAGCTGAACGGAATCGTGGATTATTATCTGCTCCACAACAGAAGGATAGCGAATCGGGCCGATGACACTGTCGCGAGGGTCGTCTGTGGCAGAACAAAATTCATCAGAAGGTCACGCGGCTATGTCCCGGAACCAATCGTTCTGCCCTTCGTCCTGGAGAAGGATGCGCTTGGCGTTGGCGCAGAGTGGGATGTCACCATAAGCATCGTACATGACGATTGGGCATACCTGTCCCAGTACGTCGGAAACACGAGAGAGATAGAGACGCTTCAATACCACAACGAGGTGGTGGAGCACCTAAAACGATTGACTCGCATATCGCCAGACATATATGGTTGCGACCTTCATCCCCTGTTCAATACGACCCGTTATGCCATGGAGAATGCAAAGAGCGTAAAAGTGCAGCATCATCACGCACATCTCGTCTCACTTATGATAGATAATGGATTGTCCATAGACTCCGAAATCGTGGGCATCGCCGTCGACGGTGTTGGCTATGGTCCAGATGGCACCATCTGGGGAGGGGAGATAATAGTGGCAGGCTACGGTGATTTTACGCGATGTGCGAGCCTTGAAACCCAGCCAATGCCTGGCGGCGACCTCGCCGCACATTATCCATCACGCATGGCTCTGGGAATACTCAACAAGGTCCTGAGCGACGATGAGCTCGCAAAGGTAAAACTGCGATTCAAACATGAAAAAGAAAAACAGATCATCATCGAGCAGTTGAGGCAGGATGTCAACGTCATGCGCACGACGAGCACGGGGCGTGTCTTAGATGCGGTCTCCGCGCTCCTGGGCATAACATATTACAGGAGTTACGAAGGTGAGCCGGCGATGAAACTGGAGAGTGCTGCCAGAGGTGGAAAGGACGTGCTCGATATCCCGATAAGGTTCAAAACAGAAGATAGCAGAAGGGTGTTAGATACAACGCAGGTCCTATTGAGTGTATATGATGGCCTGGGCACTTACTCAAAATCAGACCTCGCATTTTCCACAGAAGACGCCATTGCAACCGGTCTTGCCGAGCTCGCCATAGACGTCGCCAAAAAGCAAAACATAGAGACGGTCGGAATCAGCGGCGGCGTTTCATATAATGCACATATTACCAGAAGGATATGGGAGCTGGTAGAAGAACGTGGTTTCGGATTTATCATGCACGACAGGATACCGAATGGTGATGGGGGGATTTCCCTCGGACAGGCGATCGTCGCGAGTTTGCGGAAGCATGTGCAAAGCCATTTCCTATGGAAAATATTTATATAG
- the hypD gene encoding hydrogenase formation protein HypD: MSLEFRDRALGKKVVRLIHSLMLDEAVRIMHVCGTHEQTITKHGLRALLPPNLELLSGPGCPVCVTSAKDIDEAIFLAKSGATLVTYGDMMRVPGSDMSLAEAKADGADVKVAYSVNDAVRMASNTKNDVVFFGIGFETTAPSNAATIFNKPPENFSILSSHKLVPPAMDALVGDGDVNFDGVIAPGHVSTIIGTRPYERFAEMGMPVIVTGFEPLDILFAILMTLKQMRKGQSKVENEYARVVTEQGNLRAQKLMNRVFDVTDAYWRGIGEIANSGLAIKSEFCQFDAREKYDIDVGEVQDLPPGCSCGLILTAKATPEECELFGKACTPEKPYGPCMVGIEGTCHNWWKYGRYGVE, from the coding sequence ATGAGCCTGGAATTTAGGGATAGGGCTCTTGGAAAAAAGGTCGTCAGGTTGATTCATTCGTTGATGTTAGATGAAGCCGTAAGAATAATGCATGTTTGCGGGACGCACGAGCAAACGATCACAAAGCACGGGCTGCGGGCACTTCTCCCCCCCAACTTGGAATTATTGAGCGGACCGGGATGTCCTGTCTGCGTCACCTCTGCAAAGGACATCGATGAGGCGATTTTTCTCGCAAAAAGCGGTGCAACATTGGTCACCTATGGCGACATGATGCGCGTCCCAGGCTCCGACATGAGTCTGGCAGAGGCAAAAGCCGATGGCGCAGATGTAAAGGTTGCATACAGCGTAAACGATGCGGTGCGGATGGCATCCAACACGAAGAACGACGTCGTCTTTTTTGGGATCGGATTTGAGACCACTGCGCCGTCGAATGCCGCTACCATCTTTAATAAGCCGCCGGAAAACTTTAGCATCTTGAGCTCTCACAAACTGGTCCCGCCTGCCATGGATGCGCTTGTAGGCGATGGCGATGTGAATTTTGATGGAGTCATAGCTCCGGGGCATGTCTCGACGATCATCGGAACCAGACCATATGAGCGATTTGCCGAAATGGGAATGCCTGTCATAGTTACGGGATTCGAACCATTGGACATCCTTTTTGCCATTTTGATGACGTTGAAACAGATGAGAAAAGGGCAGTCAAAGGTGGAAAACGAATATGCGCGGGTGGTGACCGAGCAAGGAAATCTAAGGGCTCAGAAGCTCATGAACAGGGTGTTTGACGTGACGGATGCATACTGGCGTGGCATAGGGGAAATCGCAAATTCTGGGCTGGCAATAAAATCGGAGTTCTGCCAGTTTGATGCGAGGGAGAAATACGACATCGACGTTGGCGAGGTGCAGGATTTGCCTCCTGGCTGTAGTTGCGGACTTATATTGACTGCCAAGGCCACACCAGAGGAATGCGAGTTATTCGGAAAGGCGTGCACCCCAGAGAAGCCATATGGGCCATGCATGGTGGGGATAGAGGGAACCTGTCATAATTGGTGGAAATACGGACGTTACGGTGTGGAGTAA
- a CDS encoding nucleotidyltransferase domain-containing protein, with product MLRKNNTWKILELFLQNPEKRFHIREIARLVPLSPPSVSKIVAELKKDGLLESKKEKMVEDVSASKTENFVWLKRTYNLHSLYESGLVDFLRKEYQEPETIILFGSYSMGEDTSKSDIDIGIVTDEAKELDLQKFERILRRKINVHEIQLKKCEKEFLNNIVNGIVLYGCLKVF from the coding sequence GTGTTAAGAAAAAATAACACTTGGAAGATCCTGGAGTTGTTCCTCCAAAATCCTGAGAAGAGATTCCACATCAGAGAAATTGCCAGGTTGGTGCCCCTGTCACCACCCTCGGTATCGAAAATAGTTGCAGAGCTAAAGAAAGATGGACTGCTGGAATCAAAAAAGGAAAAAATGGTTGAAGACGTGTCGGCTTCTAAGACGGAGAACTTTGTCTGGCTTAAGAGAACTTACAATCTTCACTCCCTCTATGAAAGTGGCCTGGTCGATTTCCTGAGAAAAGAATACCAAGAGCCAGAGACGATCATACTTTTCGGTAGCTACTCTATGGGAGAGGATACGAGCAAAAGTGATATCGATATAGGAATCGTGACAGATGAAGCCAAGGAGCTCGATCTCCAAAAGTTTGAACGCATTCTGAGAAGAAAAATAAACGTCCATGAGATTCAACTGAAAAAATGCGAGAAGGAATTTTTGAATAACATCGTAAACGGAATAGTCCTCTACGGGTGCTTGAAGGTGTTCTGA
- a CDS encoding DNA polymerase II large subunit: MNVSTSERIASYFSSLESGLEQAMWIAQRAREAGADPAPHPEIPPAKDLADRVEALVEISGVAQRIRELEPKMSREEAAFQIGLDFVNGRIGTFKSKIDVAEGAIRTAVAILTEGVVAAPIEGIARVGLGKNDDGTDYVRIYYAGPIRSAGGTAQTISVLVADYVRRKMGIGAYKPRKDEVERYVEEVLLYEKVANLQYTPAEKEIRLIVENCPICIDGEPTEEAEVSGYRDLDRIETNRVRGGMALVLAEGLALKAPKIKKYVSQLGLDGWEWLDDLTKSIKSTETGERKDETMKPKGRFLDDIIAGRPVFSHPSRPGGFRLRYGRSRNSGFATAGIHPATMILFDDFIATGTQMKIEGPGKAAGMLPVDSIEGPTVRLINGDVLQINSVEQAHELRPNVSKIIDVGEILINYGDFLENGRPLVPASYCYEWWIQELGAKTTTPEDLRDMSPETAFELSEKFGIPLHPKYTYLWHDVSIQELELLVSYISEKGRHDGALTIPQDAKIKELLETLLIPHKVREGNIIIEQPYPLIKCLGLTPELNRLHPSPLDAKTTVNAVSILSGVQIMERAPFRIGGRMGRPEKSKRREMRPSVHVLFPIGHAGGRIRSLQDAANHSKSLNDKIGEIEVELGVRKCHNCNKTTFKTRCECGEFTQPTMFCPRCNISTGDGETCPRCNKDTTSIRLQTIDLKTLYSQSLKRLGERDNPNVFKGVLGLISKNKTPEPLEKGILRAKHDVSVFKDGTVRYDLTDLPLTHFKPREIGVPIEKLKELGYDVDRHGSPLIDENQMIELKPQDLILSKDAARYLLRAANFVDDLLVKYYGAGPYYRASSTEDLVGHLVIGLAPHTSAGVLGRMLGFSDASAGYAHPFFHAAKRRNCDGDEDCVMLLMDGLLNFSRSYLPDKRGGKMDAPLVLTTRIDPNEIDSEAHNIDVVGQYPLEFYEATRKYADPKDMASKMDLIGARLGTPAQYEGFDFTHDTSNIAAGPANSAYKTLDTMGDKLEAQLILAKKIRAVDARDVAERVISSHFLPDLIGNLRAFSKQKVRCVKCNKKFRRPPLSGTCSKCGGRIILTVHEGAVKKYLDVSHKIAMEYDVSDYTKQRLKLIDLEIQSLFKSDKSKQMGIVDFM, translated from the coding sequence ATGAACGTAAGCACAAGTGAGCGCATCGCATCTTATTTTAGCTCACTGGAAAGCGGGCTGGAGCAGGCGATGTGGATAGCTCAGAGGGCCAGAGAGGCGGGCGCAGACCCAGCGCCGCATCCAGAGATTCCTCCAGCCAAAGACCTGGCGGACCGGGTTGAGGCCCTGGTTGAGATATCGGGCGTAGCGCAGAGGATCAGGGAACTGGAGCCAAAAATGTCCAGAGAAGAGGCCGCATTTCAGATTGGTCTGGACTTTGTGAACGGGCGCATCGGCACGTTCAAATCAAAAATTGATGTGGCGGAGGGCGCAATCAGAACTGCGGTTGCAATACTTACTGAGGGAGTGGTAGCAGCGCCCATCGAGGGAATCGCTCGAGTGGGGCTGGGCAAAAATGATGATGGCACGGATTATGTGAGGATATACTATGCAGGACCGATTAGGAGCGCAGGAGGGACCGCTCAAACGATATCGGTTCTTGTCGCCGATTACGTGAGACGAAAAATGGGTATCGGCGCCTACAAACCACGAAAGGACGAGGTCGAGCGCTATGTTGAAGAGGTTTTGCTTTACGAAAAAGTGGCAAATCTTCAGTACACCCCCGCCGAGAAGGAGATTCGGCTAATCGTCGAAAACTGTCCCATTTGTATAGACGGCGAACCCACGGAGGAAGCGGAAGTCTCAGGATATAGAGACCTGGACCGAATTGAGACCAACAGGGTCAGGGGCGGAATGGCACTGGTGCTCGCCGAAGGTCTCGCATTAAAGGCGCCAAAGATCAAGAAGTACGTGTCCCAATTGGGTCTTGATGGCTGGGAATGGTTGGATGATCTTACAAAAAGCATAAAAAGTACTGAGACCGGGGAACGGAAAGACGAAACAATGAAGCCGAAGGGGCGGTTTCTGGACGATATCATAGCAGGGAGGCCCGTGTTTTCACACCCCTCTCGGCCAGGTGGATTTCGATTACGATACGGACGATCGCGTAATTCCGGTTTTGCCACAGCAGGCATACATCCAGCCACGATGATATTATTTGATGACTTCATCGCCACCGGCACACAGATGAAGATTGAGGGACCTGGAAAGGCAGCAGGCATGTTGCCAGTAGACTCTATAGAGGGGCCGACGGTTCGATTGATCAACGGGGACGTTCTGCAAATCAATTCAGTGGAGCAGGCACATGAACTCCGCCCAAACGTTTCAAAGATAATAGATGTGGGGGAGATATTGATCAATTATGGAGATTTTTTGGAGAACGGCCGCCCCCTCGTTCCGGCATCATATTGTTATGAGTGGTGGATACAAGAACTCGGGGCAAAAACCACCACGCCGGAAGATTTGAGGGACATGTCCCCGGAAACAGCGTTCGAGTTATCGGAAAAATTTGGCATACCACTGCATCCCAAATACACATATCTCTGGCACGACGTCTCCATCCAAGAACTGGAATTGCTGGTGAGCTATATCTCAGAGAAAGGAAGACACGACGGGGCTCTCACAATCCCCCAGGATGCGAAGATAAAGGAACTTCTGGAAACGCTGTTAATTCCGCACAAAGTTCGTGAAGGTAATATAATAATCGAGCAGCCATATCCACTCATCAAATGTCTCGGTCTGACGCCCGAGCTGAACAGGTTGCACCCATCGCCACTGGACGCAAAAACGACTGTAAATGCAGTTTCAATACTGAGCGGCGTGCAGATTATGGAGCGCGCACCGTTCAGAATCGGCGGTAGAATGGGCCGTCCGGAGAAGTCAAAAAGACGGGAAATGCGCCCCTCGGTACACGTCTTATTCCCAATAGGCCATGCTGGGGGCAGAATTCGGTCGCTCCAGGATGCGGCAAACCATTCAAAATCACTTAACGACAAAATCGGCGAGATTGAGGTAGAATTAGGGGTCAGAAAATGCCACAATTGTAACAAAACCACGTTCAAGACCAGATGTGAGTGTGGGGAATTTACACAACCAACTATGTTTTGTCCACGTTGCAACATATCTACTGGAGACGGAGAAACATGCCCGCGCTGCAATAAAGACACTACCAGCATTCGATTGCAGACAATCGACCTCAAAACACTTTATTCTCAATCATTGAAACGATTGGGCGAACGTGACAATCCCAACGTATTCAAAGGCGTGCTCGGGTTGATATCCAAGAATAAGACGCCAGAGCCATTGGAAAAGGGCATACTCAGGGCAAAACACGACGTATCCGTATTCAAGGATGGGACCGTTAGATATGACCTGACAGACCTCCCCCTCACCCACTTTAAACCAAGGGAGATTGGCGTGCCCATAGAAAAGCTCAAAGAGCTTGGATATGACGTCGACCGCCATGGTAGCCCCCTCATCGATGAAAACCAGATGATAGAACTCAAACCACAAGACCTAATACTCTCCAAGGATGCTGCCAGGTATTTACTGCGCGCCGCCAACTTCGTGGACGACCTACTGGTAAAATATTATGGGGCGGGGCCATATTATCGCGCCAGCTCAACAGAGGACCTGGTCGGACACCTCGTCATAGGGCTTGCCCCACATACCAGTGCAGGAGTGCTTGGCAGAATGCTCGGATTTAGCGATGCATCTGCCGGGTATGCGCACCCATTCTTCCATGCAGCGAAGCGCCGTAACTGCGATGGCGACGAGGACTGCGTTATGCTGCTCATGGACGGGTTGCTCAACTTTTCCCGTTCATACTTGCCTGACAAGCGCGGCGGCAAGATGGACGCGCCGCTCGTGCTCACGACGAGGATAGACCCCAACGAGATCGATAGCGAGGCACATAACATCGATGTGGTTGGCCAATATCCATTGGAATTTTACGAAGCGACCCGCAAATACGCAGACCCAAAGGACATGGCATCCAAGATGGATTTAATCGGCGCAAGACTCGGCACACCAGCACAGTATGAGGGATTCGACTTCACACACGATACGTCCAACATAGCGGCCGGTCCAGCCAACAGTGCCTACAAGACCCTTGACACGATGGGGGATAAACTGGAGGCACAACTAATCCTGGCAAAAAAAATCAGGGCGGTGGATGCCAGAGATGTGGCAGAACGCGTCATCAGCTCGCACTTTCTACCGGATTTGATAGGTAACCTACGCGCATTCTCGAAACAAAAAGTGCGATGCGTCAAATGCAATAAAAAATTCAGGCGCCCCCCGCTCAGTGGTACCTGCTCGAAATGCGGTGGACGGATAATTCTGACGGTGCACGAAGGGGCGGTTAAAAAATATCTGGACGTCTCGCATAAAATCGCGATGGAGTATGACGTCTCAGATTATACAAAGCAACGATTGAAGTTAATCGATCTCGAAATCCAATCCCTCTTCAAAAGCGACAAGTCAAAGCAAATGGGCATAGTGGATTTTATGTAA